The Rhodamnia argentea isolate NSW1041297 chromosome 7, ASM2092103v1, whole genome shotgun sequence genome contains the following window.
CAAAAAgtgctaaactttttgtatttttttgaattagtcataaattttttaattttatcaattcaatcttaaatcttttcatctttggtcaattgaatccatccagccaattttaacaggaaattgctgacgtagcGGCCGGCCTTCCCACGTGGCATGATCGGTGctaacatagataatttttaataatttaatttttttcgtattttctattatttttctctttttttttcctttttttttttgtctttgcttttctcAATCGCCGGCAAGGGTCGTTTGGCCCTAAACAGGTGTACTATATGCAACCTCGATAATAACATGTTGCATTACTAATATCATAATTTTATAAAAGGGTTGCTTCttcagcttttcttcttctattatttGTTTTTGAATATGCAACGAGAGATTGGTACTATGACTTGCATTTTTTAGTGATGGTACGTCCAAAACATCATTGTATCTTGTTAACCACGATTTGCGTTGTTTAGTTTATGCTATTTATCGTGATAAATTGAGTTTAAAACATGGTGTCCTTGGCCCCATTTGGTGATGAATTGATAATATAGGTGCGTGGACAAATAGCAAAAGAGTAGGACAAGCACAATCTCTCGACCTTGTTTGGACCTATGCCATCCGGAACTTGTCGACAGTCCATTTAAGACAAGCACAATCTCTCAACCTTGCTTGGACCCATGCCACTCGGACCTCGTCGATagttcatttcattttatctttctgTCTATCGAGTTTATGTTCTTGACAACGTAACAGTTAATTTTCAAACAGTAATTACtcataacaaatatgtaaacgCTATAAAGAGATTGATATTTCTACTTTGAGACTGttcgtctcataaaaaaatatacatggGCTGTATTACAAGAAATATATACATATCAAATCCTTTACTTGCCTAGCCATATAAACATTTGATAGGGCACTCCCGTTGTCTTGGCAACAAAAAAATTCCTGCTCCAAAAGGGAAAAACCCCTTTAAAATAAGTGAGGAAAAAGACAAGGGAGAGATTACTGGAGTAATCCATTACGTAAGGGTCAAAAATTGACGACCAATGATTCAAACCAAGTGGTTCAAACTCCACGCATTTGTCTCCTCCTTCCTAACCATGCTTATTGCCGTCGTCTCATTGACTTAATCTTCCACGagagaatgaattttttttttttttccaacaaacaTCTCCACCAGAAATGATCATATCCAGCATTGACTTATTATACGCCGCACCCGTGACGCATGCCATGATTCGGAAGCTAAAGCTGCCGTTCTTCGGCCGCCGAGTTGGAAAAAGTACTGGACGAGCTGGAGCCGCCGTGttgcgggagagagagagagaagggaagggTAGAATCGGTAGATGATTACTATCTACTAGTCCGGtccaaaatgagaagaaataaaGAGACCACACACCAAAGACATGCCAGTTTTCAAGCCATGCTTAGGAGCATTTTCGTCCAAAGGCTctccaataaaataaaataaaagatctCCATAATTATCTCATTTATTAACCCCAAGTCCAAATTAACAACCCTAAGAAAACTAAACCCACCACAATGCCGGCCGCTGGCCACCGTCCTCCTATCGCCTCTTGAATAGCTTggtaatccatttatgacatatttaaaaTCCTTTTAAGATCCATTAAGTTGTTAAGTAATTCATTTATGATCcacttaagcttatttttaaaagcTAAGGCAACCCATTTTTTAATCCACATAattaaatatgggttctagaATCTAGACCCCTTACGTCGCTTCTAAATACAATCCAACATTGCCGGTGAAATTCGAAAATCTATCTATTGACGATGTCCCCGATAAAAACCTGCGGATTCATGCGTCGGATTCTATGATCAAGCCGTCTTCAGCAATTACCGTCGACTCGAAATGAACCGGTGAAATGTGGGAGATCTCTCTCGGACGGCGACACGTTCCTCGTCGGGAGAGGAAAACGAAACAAGAGATTCTATTGCCGTAACATTGCATCTCTCGGCATTAAAGTGCACATCCGATAGCATGCATTCGGTATGGATTAAAACTTTGGACAAGTCTAGACAAATCATCATCGATGGGTGTAAAGCCGCTGATATGGTCATTAAAATTGACCAATTCTATGAACTTAGACGTATCGCGTAGAAATCTCTAGAAATGAATGCAAAGAAACTCATACATTCAtctaagtttttttattttgtggtttCATGAAGTCGTCAAGTCGATTAGGTTCTTTAGGGGTCACGTCAGTCCAAGATAACATTTGACTCCTTTTGTCAGATGATTGCTACGTCGCGCTATACGCACGAAAGGCCCGCCATTTGCACTTCAATTATTCACCTCGACGGTGCATGAATCTTTGGTTTCCGCGTGTCAGGAAAAGTCATGCTCCTCTGACGCATCGGTAAaataaccaaaataaaaaaaaatcttaaatatattattattattattatgacaATTCAGCTACGAATTTCTTCTcgattgaattttaaatttattatgtttgtgccaattcgattTACTTAATTAACTTTAACCTGCCTACATTGACATagcaatttttaacaatattttaatattatttaaattttttaatttttttttctctcatctcCTTCTTTCACAAGTCAATTGCCGGATTAGCAACCAACCAGATGCAAGGGCAGGCGAGACCGAGCAcgcctagccatggcgaggcttgTCCTCACCGGATTTGGGTGGGGTCGTCCTCACCATCCCTCATCTCTAATTGGTCGTTGATTAGGACCATCCATGGACAGTTTGGCTATGGATGAGTATGCCCTCATTAATGAGTTAGCCTCATTAGCATGATCCTTAGCAAGTGAGTCATTGTCACCCGAAAGAGAACTAATTCTCACATGTGCGCCCAATTGCCTTTTTGTTATTCTTGAAGTACATATACGCAATGCCAAAACTACAAACGCATTCAAGTGCCATGACATTTAAAGTAGACTTAATCATTGACTTAAGCTGACAATCAGTTGAGTCAGGCCCACATGGTAAATGGGCAAGCTTGAAAATGAACCATATATGTACAAATTGGACCTGCCTAAGCCATTTGTGTGGGGCATGGCTTTGGTAACAAGTCAAACACGTCTAGCGAGCGACAATCAATCCAACCTAAGACTACATCTGATTGTCGAAATTTCCATATATGATAGAACTTAATATAATAGGATATGAAATCCGGTGATTTTGTTATGTCATATCTACTATTTGGCAACTCGCAGTAATAAAATCATATAATTTTACATCCTATTTTGTCCATTATTTGGTATGAACGACATTTCGGTTTAAATGAGCCTAAAAGTTGTACAAACAAAAATGGTAGGAATCTCTAATGATACTCTCGCTTGCTTCATTTTTATcgcttaatttttattattattattgttccttttattttatttttatttattttctccccTTCCATCATCCTCTAATAACTGTTTACTAAATAGTAAACTATACTAAAATTCCTAAATcaccaaaatacccaaaatatgtataaaaataaatattatatatattaaatttaCATTATAAGATAGGAAGAAATCCGAatgcataaataaaaataggaataaataatattgacattatttttattttttatttttgaatttttttttattataaatcaaatatcatttatATTCTAgctctattttaattttatttatttaagaaaatttttatttgaaaaaaattactcgTGCATTAGGATTATTAGAAATCCTATTCATCTTTATCCCACCTCCCTCATGGGATAGTTTTATCCGAGCTATATCTCTCTTATATCCCACTTTATATTGTCTTAGGCAGGCTTCAAACATGATATAGGCAAGGGCCACACTTGCTCGACGCCGACGAAGGCTCCTGGAGCGAGATCATTGAGAAAGAGGCGACGAGGGAACCGAATGACGAAATGAAACTCACCAAAGTCGTGCGATGAGGGCGGACGACGGTGATAGTGGAGTTGGCCGGTCGAGCGACAAGAGCGGCAAACGAGCGAGGGGAGCTGGTTAGTCAATCATTCCTCCCTaaggttttgttcttttttttttgtcgaggCAACAAAATGAGAGCCCTCTCATCTTGTTGGTCTTATTTGTCAAAAGTGATTTCAGAGCAAAGAAtcaactcctttttttttttttttaattcttgtttcTACTCCAAATCTATTATCGAGAACATAATTAGAGAACTCGAGAATCATAATTATTTACGTTACTAAACatgtttctcatccttttctatTCCGGAAAACAGAATCGGAGAATTAAAATTGTTACTAAACAGGCCACGAGTTTCTCAATCCTTTGATATGTCTTattacaaaagaagaagaagaagaagaagaagaagaagccatttTAGTATTGTATCGTCAATAAACTCATTAAAGGACAATCGTGCACGGTCGCAATATCAAACCAAATACGATGAATAGTGGGGTCTTGAGCTAAGCCTTGTCTAAACTTTGGAAATCTTAATGCCACAATACCCCTTATCGATAAGAGCCGGTTTTTTAATGGTCCGATCGTGGGTACTTTCCGGCCCGGAAACCGGGAAGTCTCCATTTGGATGGTCCTACGAGTTTTGGATCTCACATGCTTAGCTCTATAAGTTCGCTCTGATGCCCtgtctcttttttctttgtaaaattcatcaaaaacatTTTCGCAAAGCCCGTTTAGTTTTCCACTTGGGCTAAAATGTAGTGAGGCTCCTGACTGTGATTATGGGCTCAATCCGGCCCATGAAATCGCAAAGAAGGGCCCACCGACCGCTGGATTAGCACAGCGACCCCTCACTCCCTGCCGTTGGACGGTCGCTCGCTCCCACCAGCTCCCGAGGAACATGCTAGCAGTAGCAGCTGCACTGTCATCGTCATCTTCCAGAATCTTCTCGACAACCATCGTGAAGtccacctcctccttcttctacCCTCCGCGCTCGACTCCTTGCCTCGCGATCCGCTCAATGGCCGACTCCGCCACTGCCTCGGCTCCCTTCACCAAAGTCCGCATCCAAAGAGAGGACACTGTGAGTCCCGTCTTGATGATCGCATTTCTGGTTCACAGCCCTTTGTTTGCCATTCCATGCCTCTGCTATCTTCTTTATCTTGCTCTGTATTTTtcctgggtttttttttttttggccacacAATGGATTGGGGTTTGTCTTGGTGTTTGCGGCGATGCACGACAAGGGTTGTTTTGTCGGGATTCTGGGTTTTTGAGGTTATAAGACAGTTGAGTGTAAGTTAGTGCTAGTGCAGCTTTTGGGTGGCTGAGAATGAGAACTATCCAATTCAGAAACTTTGAACGCTCTATGTGGAGGTTGGTGAATGGCAAATGCAACATCGGACTAATCTTTCTCTGTAATCAGTGGCTATCCGATACGGATAAGTTGTAGTTAGTGTCGGTGAAATTCGTGTAATTTTCCAGGGTGAAGTGTATTGCAAGTCGTATGTTGCCGTAGGTGTCGGAAGCCCATTTTTCCCCCTTTATCTTTCGGAGATTATTGTTGTTAGTTGTGTGGTTTTGAGCTCTATATCTTTCCCTTCCCCTCTCCAGCTGAAAGTATGAACAACAAGGTGCAATGAGGCACGTTTGCTTGATAGTTGTTTGTTCCCAAAGTGATTTGACAATCTGAGATGCACACACATGCTTTCTTAGAAACATGTGTATGGGCTTCAAAACCTTTGCTTGATAGTCGTTTGTTCCCAAAGTGATTGACAATCTGAGATGCACACACATGCTTTCTTAGAATCATGTGTATGGGCTTCAAAACCTGATATCTTCAGTTGTGTTTGAATCGGGTGTGGATCATTAATCATGAAACCTTTCTAGACACTAGAAAAACAAGCAACCACctttttgcttgatttgtttgttttgttgattAGGCCTTTGATGCATATGTggttggaaaagaaaatgccCCCGGGATCGTGGTGTTGCAGGAGTGGTGGGGTGTGGATTTTGAGATCAAGAACCATGCTCTGAAAATTTCTCAAATGGAGCCTGGATTTAAGGCACTCATCCCAGAGTAATTACCTTTGTGCCTGTGGAACTGCATTTGCTGTCATTAAATAAGAGTGGATCAAAATGTTGTTCATTTGCTTGAGTTCACCTCCGGGTATATTGCTGTTATTGCAGCCTTTATCGAGGAAAAGTTGGTCTAGATGTTGCAGAAGCACAGCATCTAATGAATAGTCTTGACTGGCCGGGTGCTGTGAAGGATATCCATGCCTCAGTTAACTGGCTTAAGGCTAATGGATCTAAGAAGGTGAGGACTTTTTCCAAGTTGTATTATtggattttctatttcttcttttgccaTTTCCTCCTCTTGCAATTATTTCGTGGGTCTTCTTAGATATCCGTCGGTACAAGCTCTGGCTAACCTTTGATCTATTTGTGTAGTTGCCTATCCCCTCTTTTTATGTTAACTCTTTGGATTTTAGAACATGCATACAGAAGCTCGACCACATGCGACATTAATATAAATATCCTTAAGTAGTTGCATGCATATTGTACTATCCTATGACACCACCTGAGAATGATTGCTCATGTTTGATCAACCAAAGTCCTTCGAAAAGTTGTAATACAGGTTGTGATGGGGCATGTCTCATGTGCAATATTTTTGCTGCTATGGTAGTCATATTTGTGTTTGAAATCATCAGTAATCCTGCAGTTTCTGTTGCCGAGTGATTAAGCATCAAAGTGTGATTAAAATTACACACAATATTGGTATATGATTCAATTTACTTGCTACCTAAGGGTCTCTGGTTTAGGCTAGTTTTTGACTTGGCTTGGTCCGACCTTGGTTAGTGTAAATTTGTTTACTGCTTTGTCTTATGCAAAGTGGTGGTGATCTTGTTTTGTGAGTGATCAAATCCCTTCCTTTTGTTGGTTTCAATTTGTGTGAGTTGATCCTTCTGATCAATCTTCTGCTTATCTGCCAAATGAGAGGCTCATACTTCCTTTGTTGAGGTAAGTACAAATGGTCTGATTTGAGATTTCCTAAGAATTGACTTAGTGAAATTCCCTATTGCATATCTGAAAAAAAGGAATGATCCCTCCAGCTTAGGATTGATCTCAGATTCAGATAATGTGTCAGATCGGAATTCATTCACTACTAATTGGTCTCTTTATTTATGCATTAATGTTGATAGATGCATTCGCCATAGTTTTAGCATTATGGCAACCCGTGTCAAATATATAGCGGAGTTGGTCGCTCTAGCCAAAACGAATCTTATTTCGGCTATTACCTTCTCCATTACTATGTTCTCATACGTAGGGATACCCCCATTAGCAGGCTTTTGTagcaaattctatttttttcttaaaaaactcATTGGCGCCAAGCGTGAGGGAGTGTGAGACGTTTGGTAATCTCTCTGCCGACCAGGAGAAAAAAATCTCATTGAAGCAGCTAATCCCATGCATATCATAAATAGCTACTCTGGGGATTACCCATCCGTTAGGAGAGTTTATAAACAAATACATATCCTTGTTATCATTCCCTATCTTGAGATATACCATAAGACCAATAAGTTGATTTGAAATCTCTCTACCAACTTGTTGGCCTAAAAAAAGTAATCTTTCTCGATAAATTCGGTTGATTAGAATAAAATTTGTATCCCTTAAGAGCCGTATATGCACCTTCT
Protein-coding sequences here:
- the LOC115750902 gene encoding protein usf codes for the protein MLAVAAALSSSSSRIFSTTIVKSTSSFFYPPRSTPCLAIRSMADSATASAPFTKVRIQREDTAFDAYVVGKENAPGIVVLQEWWGVDFEIKNHALKISQMEPGFKALIPDLYRGKVGLDVAEAQHLMNSLDWPGAVKDIHASVNWLKANGSKKVGVTGFCMGGALSIASSVLVPEVDCVVAFYGVPSPELADPAKAKAPVQAHFGELDNYVGFSDVTAAKALEEKLKASGVPHEVHIYPGSGHAFMNRSSDGVKRRKNMGMEDEDEAAVELAWSRFKSWMSRYLHP